The Thermoplasmata archaeon genome includes a region encoding these proteins:
- the carB gene encoding carbamoyl-phosphate synthase large subunit — translation MPKRCDLEKVMIIGSGPIVIGQAAEFDFSGSQACRALREEGLRTVLVNSNPATIQTDPEMADAVYVEPLTVECVERIIDRERPQGILSGMGGQTGLNLCAELAERGVLERYGVRLLGTQLRAIAASEDRDLFRKTMREIGQPIPRSVACGSVEEAREIVRELGGYPVIIRAAYTLGGTGSGVVKAEEELEHVVSLGLCYSRIKQVLVEECVLGWMEFEYEVMRDGADNCITVCNMENLDPMGIHTGESIVVAPAQTLSDRDHQMLRSAALKIIRALGIEGGCNIQFALNPATGEYRVIEVNPRVSRSSALASKATGYPIARVAAKIAVGMTLDEIPNSITGRTLASFEPALDYVVMKIPRWPFDKFRTADRRIGTQMKSTGEVMAIARSAEEALLKAVRSLEIDRVYIEPDKWSTAELIVELVEPTDRRLFAIAEALRRGFQPSTIADLTKWSEFWIHKLQNILEVEREIKAEAEKGGGPSASLLKRAKRLGFPDEQLASMYHIDEEEVRRLRRALGLRPGFKMVDTCAAEFEARTPYFYSTYGEESDGVGSDRGAGTPGGTDGAPASARPVAALSTAEGHGHAVSESPSLASVGRENRRKILIIGAGPIRIGQGIEFDYCCVHAVQAIREEGLLAIMVNNNPETVSTDFDTSDRLYFEPLRLEDVWEIIELERPEGVVVQFGGQTSIDLAVPLQRALEKRPDLPTRILGTSPDSIDIAEDRGRFRELTWRLGILQPESDIGFSVEEVRKAAKAIGFPVLLRPSYVLGGRGMQIIHDEEELEQYMKAAVKVSGSHPVLVDKYLSSAIEIDVDAVADGRDVFIGAVMEHIEEAGVHSGDAAMVIPPQTLAPETVSEIERVTRRLCKELNIIGLVNLQLAVKDERVYVLEVNPRASRTVPFVSKAIGVPMAKAAMRVQLGRSLRELGLTGGAVPRGVSVKMSVFPFQKLPGVDAVLGPEMKSTGEVMGRDSEFGLAYYKALLAAGVALPKSGNIFVTVNDADKESVVPIARALSDMGYGILATRGTAAYLRERGIPVTRIFRISEGGSPDSLDMMRRGEIGLVINTPSPDRLIERDGYMMRRLAVELNIPFITTIAAASAAVRALCARKKNSLAVAPLEVRSDRAAAAGGDNGH, via the coding sequence ATACCGAAGAGGTGTGACCTGGAGAAGGTAATGATAATCGGCTCCGGGCCGATAGTGATCGGGCAAGCGGCGGAGTTCGACTTCTCGGGTTCCCAGGCCTGCAGGGCGCTGAGGGAGGAGGGGCTGAGGACCGTTTTGGTGAACTCCAACCCAGCGACGATTCAGACCGACCCCGAGATGGCTGACGCGGTCTATGTCGAGCCCTTGACCGTTGAGTGCGTGGAGAGGATAATCGACCGCGAGAGGCCCCAAGGCATTCTCTCCGGGATGGGGGGCCAGACGGGGCTCAACCTCTGCGCAGAGCTCGCCGAGAGGGGAGTTCTGGAGAGGTATGGCGTCAGGCTCCTCGGGACCCAGCTCAGGGCGATCGCGGCCTCCGAGGACCGGGACCTGTTCAGGAAAACAATGAGGGAAATAGGCCAGCCGATACCGAGGAGCGTCGCCTGCGGAAGCGTGGAGGAGGCGAGGGAGATTGTGCGGGAGCTCGGTGGCTACCCGGTCATCATCAGGGCGGCCTACACCCTCGGCGGAACGGGGAGCGGGGTGGTCAAGGCGGAGGAGGAGCTGGAGCACGTAGTCTCCCTTGGCCTCTGCTACTCGCGCATAAAGCAGGTTCTGGTCGAGGAGTGCGTTTTGGGCTGGATGGAGTTCGAGTACGAGGTTATGAGGGACGGGGCTGACAACTGCATCACCGTCTGCAACATGGAGAACCTGGACCCGATGGGTATCCACACTGGCGAGAGCATCGTCGTCGCCCCAGCGCAGACCTTGAGCGACCGCGACCATCAGATGCTAAGGTCCGCGGCGCTGAAGATAATCCGCGCGCTCGGAATTGAGGGCGGGTGCAACATCCAGTTCGCTCTCAACCCGGCGACCGGCGAGTACAGGGTGATCGAGGTCAACCCGCGAGTCTCGCGTTCCTCGGCGCTCGCATCCAAGGCGACGGGATACCCCATCGCCCGCGTGGCAGCGAAGATAGCCGTCGGAATGACTCTGGACGAGATTCCCAACTCGATAACCGGCAGGACCCTCGCCTCCTTCGAGCCCGCGCTGGACTATGTGGTGATGAAGATACCGCGCTGGCCTTTCGACAAATTCAGGACCGCCGACCGCCGAATCGGGACCCAGATGAAGAGCACGGGGGAGGTTATGGCGATAGCCCGGAGCGCGGAGGAGGCCCTCCTGAAGGCCGTCAGGTCGCTCGAAATTGACAGGGTCTATATCGAGCCAGACAAGTGGAGCACCGCGGAGCTAATAGTAGAGCTCGTGGAGCCGACCGACAGGAGGCTCTTCGCGATTGCAGAGGCCCTTCGAAGGGGCTTCCAGCCCTCGACCATCGCTGACCTGACGAAATGGAGCGAGTTCTGGATTCACAAGCTCCAGAACATTCTGGAGGTCGAGAGGGAGATAAAGGCTGAGGCGGAGAAAGGAGGCGGCCCCTCGGCCAGTCTCCTAAAGAGGGCAAAGAGACTCGGTTTCCCGGACGAGCAGCTCGCCTCGATGTATCACATCGACGAGGAGGAGGTGAGGAGGCTCAGAAGGGCATTGGGCCTCCGCCCTGGCTTCAAAATGGTCGACACCTGTGCCGCGGAGTTCGAGGCTCGGACCCCGTATTTCTACTCCACATACGGAGAGGAATCGGATGGGGTGGGCTCAGATAGGGGAGCAGGCACGCCAGGGGGGACAGATGGGGCCCCGGCCAGCGCAAGACCAGTGGCCGCGCTCTCGACCGCGGAGGGGCATGGTCATGCAGTCTCTGAGTCCCCTTCCCTCGCATCAGTCGGCAGAGAAAACCGGAGGAAAATTCTGATCATTGGCGCCGGGCCGATCCGAATCGGCCAAGGCATCGAGTTTGACTATTGCTGCGTCCACGCGGTCCAGGCGATTCGTGAGGAGGGACTGCTCGCAATAATGGTCAACAACAACCCCGAGACCGTCTCGACCGACTTCGACACCTCCGACAGGCTGTACTTCGAGCCCCTGAGGCTCGAGGACGTCTGGGAAATAATCGAGCTCGAGAGGCCTGAGGGTGTGGTGGTCCAGTTCGGGGGTCAGACTTCGATAGACCTCGCGGTCCCGCTGCAGAGGGCTCTCGAGAAAAGGCCCGACTTGCCCACCCGCATCCTCGGCACCTCCCCCGACTCAATCGACATCGCTGAGGACCGCGGACGCTTCAGGGAGCTGACGTGGAGGCTTGGAATTCTCCAGCCGGAATCGGACATAGGGTTCTCCGTGGAGGAGGTCCGGAAAGCGGCGAAGGCCATCGGCTTCCCCGTGCTCCTGAGGCCCTCATACGTCCTCGGCGGGCGCGGCATGCAGATCATCCACGACGAGGAGGAGCTGGAGCAGTACATGAAGGCGGCGGTGAAGGTTTCCGGCTCCCACCCAGTTCTCGTGGACAAGTACCTCTCGAGCGCGATAGAAATCGACGTCGACGCGGTCGCGGACGGGAGGGACGTATTCATTGGAGCGGTGATGGAGCACATCGAGGAGGCTGGGGTACACTCTGGCGACGCCGCGATGGTGATTCCACCCCAGACACTCGCGCCGGAGACCGTTTCTGAAATCGAGCGCGTCACGAGGCGACTCTGTAAAGAGCTCAACATAATCGGGCTAGTCAACCTCCAGCTCGCCGTGAAGGATGAGAGGGTCTACGTTCTCGAGGTCAACCCGAGGGCGAGCCGCACCGTGCCGTTCGTCTCGAAGGCGATAGGTGTGCCGATGGCCAAGGCGGCGATGAGGGTCCAGCTCGGGAGGAGCCTGAGGGAGCTCGGCCTGACGGGGGGGGCTGTGCCGAGGGGGGTCTCGGTTAAAATGTCCGTGTTTCCGTTCCAGAAGCTACCCGGGGTTGACGCGGTCCTCGGGCCGGAGATGAAGTCCACGGGAGAGGTCATGGGCAGGGACAGCGAGTTTGGGCTAGCCTACTATAAGGCCCTCCTCGCGGCCGGCGTCGCTCTGCCGAAGTCTGGCAACATCTTCGTCACGGTGAACGACGCGGACAAAGAGAGCGTGGTGCCCATCGCCCGAGCTCTATCGGACATGGGCTACGGAATTCTCGCAACCCGGGGGACCGCCGCATACCTGAGGGAGAGAGGGATTCCGGTGACGCGGATATTCAGGATAAGCGAGGGGGGCTCGCCCGACTCCCTGGACATGATGAGGAGGGGTGAGATTGGTCTGGTTATCAACACGCCCTCACCGGACAGACTTATCGAAAGGGACGGCTACATGATGAGACGGCTCGCGGTCGAGTTGAACATTCCCTTCATAACGACCATCGCCGCTGCCTCGGCGGCAGTCAGAGCACTATGCGCGAGGAAAAAGAATTCCCTGGCGGTCGCACCGCTGGAGGTCAGGTCGGACCGAGCGGCGGCAGCCGGAGGGGACAACGGCCACTGA
- the carA gene encoding glutamine-hydrolyzing carbamoyl-phosphate synthase small subunit, protein MEREGALVLDDGTIVRGRAFGARGTVFGELVFNTGMTGYQEALTDPSYSGQLLMMTYPLIGNYGISGGAFESDGIKVRAMVVREHCARPHHRESLMTLDEFLRWGGVPGLAGVDTRALTIKTRARGTMRAALTTEGGEEKLLGVVREMPYPDTQNLVAGVSVPQPVFHAFSGRPGHWGASSASAEASGGAPPFPPNSEGGIPTKREGVLRVVVVDCGVKLSIIRNLCHFAEVVRVPYSWSSARILELEPDGVLVSNGPGDPAHPEIQGTVVRAVRELAGRVPLMGICLGHQIIALAFGGRTFKLKFGHRGANQPVREVGTHKVRITSQNHGFAVDPDLPPELELVETNVNDGTAEALRHRELPVFSVQYHPEASPGPQDARAIFDRFRRLMMPAGIGR, encoded by the coding sequence ATGGAGCGGGAGGGCGCGCTGGTCCTGGACGACGGTACGATTGTCCGAGGGCGCGCCTTCGGCGCCAGGGGGACTGTTTTCGGTGAGCTCGTCTTTAACACGGGCATGACCGGCTACCAAGAGGCCCTGACCGACCCGTCCTACAGCGGCCAGCTGCTGATGATGACCTACCCCCTCATCGGGAACTACGGCATCAGCGGTGGCGCTTTTGAATCCGACGGTATAAAAGTCAGGGCGATGGTTGTGCGGGAGCACTGCGCGAGGCCCCATCACAGGGAGAGCCTGATGACCCTCGACGAATTTTTGAGATGGGGCGGCGTGCCGGGGCTCGCCGGCGTCGACACGCGGGCGCTCACCATAAAAACGAGGGCGAGGGGCACGATGCGCGCCGCCCTGACGACGGAGGGGGGCGAGGAGAAGTTACTAGGAGTTGTCCGGGAGATGCCCTACCCAGACACACAGAATCTCGTCGCAGGCGTCAGCGTTCCGCAGCCCGTCTTCCACGCTTTCTCCGGCCGCCCGGGACATTGGGGGGCTTCGTCCGCGTCCGCAGAAGCCTCCGGGGGAGCGCCCCCCTTCCCGCCGAATTCTGAGGGAGGAATTCCTACGAAGAGGGAGGGGGTCCTCCGGGTGGTCGTGGTCGACTGCGGGGTGAAGCTGAGCATCATCCGGAACCTCTGCCACTTCGCAGAAGTAGTGAGGGTCCCCTACTCGTGGAGCTCTGCACGAATCTTGGAACTCGAGCCGGACGGCGTTCTGGTCTCCAACGGCCCGGGGGACCCGGCCCACCCCGAGATTCAGGGAACCGTTGTCAGGGCCGTGAGAGAGCTCGCTGGAAGGGTGCCGCTGATGGGAATCTGCCTCGGCCACCAGATAATCGCGCTTGCTTTCGGCGGGAGGACGTTCAAGCTCAAGTTCGGGCACAGGGGTGCGAATCAGCCTGTGAGGGAGGTCGGGACGCACAAAGTTCGTATCACCTCGCAGAACCACGGCTTCGCCGTTGACCCTGACCTCCCGCCGGAGCTGGAGCTCGTCGAGACCAATGTGAACGACGGGACCGCGGAGGCGCTCAGGCATCGAGAGCTGCCGGTCTTCTCCGTCCAGTATCATCCGGAGGCTTCCCCGGGCCCCCAGGACGCACGCGCGATTTTCGACAGATTCAGGAGGCTCATGATGCCCGCAGGGATAGGGCGGTGA
- a CDS encoding winged helix-turn-helix transcriptional regulator, which translates to MDRTLRALAALVVLLALMAQVSLAEAPSGAAGPMKEETRARDKGPGPETENRSGETGAAAPPESAGFEERGGADCGAGGGGGEAHGSARGREASCPTEGRDGQRGVGGTSPRSIVVVSENVSITLAKGTFESGLQPFPDLETGLGRIRVDEPLDLTGQLVDGNFTLLSYGGGREAALRNRGVAGHGETIRWWFNGEEQCPIQVSWRDPAAPGGEINGTFFIRRWVPERRLAPSAGIYEMKFSFAGTRAFFPGVGELQLYPPAELLVRVEVLFPTVIRILEPAGAVDAGSTCRISGRAEAVDGGPLRGVVRATLDGAPLGPPLPAGLYIDELELTAPGIPAVLFREGFEAGAPGWSFGGDGVDWEAGRPSHGPAPFRGHSCLGTNLDGPYSHLADEWAESPLMGLNALGSETRISFAFWKGLAPGDRAGLRVWNGSAWSDPVAIVGPEGEWIVMTVELASLRATGSPMDFSSADGVVVRFELKSTTPSARLSTGAFSLDWNVPFDAPAGHVHLDIKFNPDGPYYPSFAHLRIRVRAATRFEIPEGEIIASPGGWAEVRARLVDARGIAPVIPAGTWGSGLINVLWDNGSGAPVEVRSVTAPNATGFFAAAIRIPYGERPGNAAFRLLFEGTESYQPAEAEVGCRVVVRPRFELPQISPVRPGSEALVSGALLLDGTPLPGESVWAVLPFDPWGLAAETDSLGCFSIAFFVPETFEEEGFELVLRSNGSGHGLLPAEGRLDVRIERSLSVIFEGGEWAKGHAVETWLDGLRFPGVAGKVVDEAGEPLSGASVMIEALRAGYRELLGRVRTDPLGYFCLPHTVGWSEPAGELRVVATASLSGTGTARREAVFRVTVGTLIKLDPLPTLTSGGPLTVSGVLRENWGGESGDPVGCAPVTVVFGGRSYSCVTDPSGRFCVSAIVLEAEGAHELSVLFSPQGAKASFLSPSSTSIKVDVRAPPPASTSPGSPAPAAAPSESLGRTAVAVSAVSAVLAAVAIVGAEASRYKLFLALVPLYSKIKKEEVLDQFVRGQVFGYIQANPGDHYSSIRRTLRLKNGTLAYHLRTLEREGFIFSRMDRIYRRFYPTGVDPARVRLRLGVRETQKKILELIQQRPGITPNELANALETSHQVVSYHIRLLARRGSVKIEQRGRNTLCYPPEFPLAAASR; encoded by the coding sequence ATGGACCGGACTCTCCGCGCCCTCGCAGCGCTGGTGGTGCTGCTGGCTCTAATGGCGCAGGTGAGTCTGGCGGAGGCTCCGTCCGGCGCAGCCGGCCCGATGAAGGAGGAGACGAGGGCGCGGGATAAAGGGCCGGGGCCGGAGACTGAAAACAGGAGCGGGGAGACCGGGGCGGCCGCTCCGCCGGAATCGGCAGGCTTCGAGGAAAGAGGTGGGGCTGATTGTGGTGCAGGAGGCGGGGGAGGTGAGGCCCACGGGAGCGCTCGAGGAAGGGAGGCTTCCTGCCCAACTGAAGGAAGGGACGGGCAGAGAGGCGTCGGCGGGACATCACCACGGAGCATCGTCGTTGTCTCGGAAAATGTGAGCATCACGCTTGCGAAGGGGACCTTCGAGAGCGGCCTCCAGCCCTTCCCCGACCTCGAGACTGGGCTGGGGAGAATTCGCGTCGACGAGCCCCTGGACCTGACAGGCCAGCTCGTGGACGGCAACTTCACACTCCTCTCTTACGGGGGGGGCAGGGAGGCGGCGCTTCGGAACAGGGGCGTGGCGGGTCATGGAGAGACCATCCGCTGGTGGTTCAACGGGGAGGAGCAGTGCCCCATTCAGGTCTCATGGCGCGACCCCGCGGCTCCTGGCGGTGAAATCAACGGAACTTTTTTCATTAGAAGATGGGTGCCGGAGAGGCGCCTCGCTCCCTCGGCCGGTATCTACGAGATGAAGTTCAGCTTCGCGGGAACGAGGGCTTTCTTCCCCGGCGTAGGAGAGCTTCAGCTCTACCCTCCCGCTGAGCTGTTGGTCCGGGTCGAGGTGCTTTTCCCCACCGTGATTCGAATTCTGGAGCCCGCGGGTGCCGTGGACGCCGGCTCCACGTGCCGAATCTCGGGACGGGCCGAGGCCGTGGATGGCGGGCCGCTGAGGGGCGTGGTCCGCGCCACGCTCGACGGTGCCCCGCTCGGCCCGCCCCTGCCCGCCGGCCTCTATATCGACGAGCTCGAGCTCACCGCTCCCGGAATTCCGGCGGTCCTTTTCAGGGAGGGTTTTGAGGCGGGAGCGCCCGGCTGGAGCTTCGGAGGGGACGGCGTTGACTGGGAGGCGGGGAGACCTTCCCATGGTCCGGCGCCGTTCCGCGGCCACTCGTGTCTGGGCACGAATCTTGACGGCCCCTACTCCCACCTCGCCGACGAATGGGCGGAGAGCCCTCTGATGGGACTAAACGCTCTTGGGTCGGAGACAAGAATCTCTTTCGCATTCTGGAAGGGGCTTGCGCCCGGAGACCGCGCCGGACTTCGCGTGTGGAACGGGAGCGCCTGGAGCGACCCCGTCGCCATTGTGGGACCGGAGGGCGAGTGGATTGTAATGACCGTCGAGCTTGCGAGCCTGAGGGCCACTGGCTCCCCGATGGATTTCAGCAGCGCTGATGGAGTGGTGGTGAGATTCGAGCTGAAGAGCACGACCCCATCTGCTCGTTTGTCCACCGGCGCCTTCTCCCTTGACTGGAATGTGCCCTTCGATGCACCCGCGGGCCACGTTCACCTCGATATCAAATTCAATCCCGATGGGCCCTATTACCCCTCCTTCGCACACCTGAGAATCCGCGTAAGGGCTGCGACGCGCTTCGAGATTCCTGAGGGCGAGATAATAGCCTCGCCCGGCGGCTGGGCCGAGGTCCGGGCCCGGCTGGTCGACGCCCGAGGAATTGCCCCGGTAATTCCCGCGGGGACCTGGGGGTCGGGGCTGATAAATGTGCTCTGGGACAACGGCTCTGGAGCTCCGGTCGAGGTGAGGAGCGTTACTGCTCCCAATGCCACTGGCTTCTTCGCCGCGGCCATCCGAATTCCCTACGGCGAGCGCCCGGGCAACGCCGCCTTCAGGCTGCTTTTCGAGGGAACGGAGAGCTATCAGCCAGCGGAGGCCGAGGTGGGGTGCCGAGTCGTAGTCAGGCCTCGCTTCGAGCTCCCCCAAATTTCGCCGGTCAGGCCCGGGTCGGAGGCTCTCGTCTCCGGCGCACTCCTTCTCGACGGGACCCCGCTACCGGGGGAGAGCGTGTGGGCCGTCCTTCCCTTCGATCCGTGGGGACTGGCGGCGGAGACTGACAGCCTTGGCTGCTTCTCCATCGCCTTTTTTGTTCCTGAGACCTTCGAGGAGGAGGGGTTCGAGCTCGTCCTGCGCTCGAATGGCTCCGGGCACGGGCTGCTTCCCGCGGAGGGCCGGTTGGATGTGAGGATTGAGAGGTCGCTCAGCGTAATTTTTGAGGGAGGGGAGTGGGCGAAGGGTCATGCTGTTGAGACCTGGCTCGACGGCCTCAGGTTCCCGGGTGTTGCGGGGAAGGTCGTGGATGAGGCCGGTGAGCCGCTCTCAGGGGCCTCGGTCATGATCGAGGCCCTGAGGGCGGGCTACCGTGAGCTCCTCGGGAGAGTGAGAACGGACCCCTTGGGCTACTTCTGCCTCCCCCACACCGTCGGATGGTCCGAGCCCGCCGGGGAGCTAAGGGTGGTCGCCACCGCGAGCCTCTCCGGAACAGGAACGGCCCGACGGGAGGCGGTCTTCCGTGTCACAGTCGGAACCCTCATCAAACTAGATCCTCTTCCCACGCTAACTAGCGGAGGCCCCCTCACGGTCTCAGGGGTTCTCAGGGAGAATTGGGGCGGCGAGAGCGGCGATCCCGTGGGCTGTGCCCCCGTGACAGTGGTCTTCGGAGGCAGGAGTTATTCCTGCGTGACCGACCCTTCCGGGCGGTTCTGTGTAAGCGCTATTGTTCTGGAGGCCGAGGGGGCGCACGAGCTCTCTGTCCTCTTCAGCCCGCAGGGCGCCAAGGCTTCATTCCTATCACCCTCCTCCACATCAATCAAAGTGGATGTTCGGGCCCCTCCCCCGGCTTCGACCTCTCCCGGGTCCCCAGCTCCGGCCGCGGCCCCATCCGAGAGTCTAGGCCGGACCGCGGTGGCAGTTTCGGCGGTGTCGGCCGTTCTGGCAGCAGTCGCGATAGTGGGCGCGGAGGCCTCCCGGTACAAGCTCTTTCTGGCGCTGGTTCCCCTCTACTCAAAAATAAAAAAGGAGGAAGTACTCGACCAGTTCGTCAGGGGGCAGGTCTTCGGCTACATTCAGGCCAACCCCGGAGATCACTACTCCTCGATCAGAAGGACCCTTAGGCTGAAGAACGGGACCCTCGCCTACCACCTCCGCACCCTGGAGAGGGAAGGGTTCATTTTCTCGAGAATGGACAGAATTTACAGGCGCTTCTACCCGACGGGCGTTGACCCCGCGCGGGTCAGGCTGCGGCTGGGCGTGAGGGAGACGCAGAAGAAAATTCTGGAGCTGATTCAGCAGAGGCCGGGAATCACTCCAAACGAGCTGGCCAACGCGCTGGAAACGAGCCATCAGGTCGTGAGCTACCACATCAGGCTTCTGGCGCGCAGGGGGAGCGTGAAAATAGAGCAGAGGGGCAGGAACACGCTGTGCTACCCGCCGGAGTTCCCGCTGGCTGCGGCCTCGCGGTAG
- a CDS encoding ATP-binding protein, whose translation MRCGGEIRQLTVISGKGGTGKTSLAAAFASLARGAVLADCDVDAPDLHLLLRPEILSMEEFKGPRLAEIDPAKCTGCGACRERCRFLAIDEKFRIIAERCEGCGVCGIVCLAGAIRYVERVLGSAFISRTRFGPMAHAELEPGGEASGKLVSLVLQSARELAKREGRGLIIVDGPPGTGCPVIASLGGASLALLVTEPTPSGIHDLERVLEVCEHFNVPAMVCINKHDLNEGNTKSIERWCSERGLELAGKLPYSDAPARAMVAEKTVVELEPEGFGRLVDGIWRRVARRILYG comes from the coding sequence ATGAGGTGTGGTGGAGAGATAAGGCAGCTCACGGTCATCAGCGGCAAGGGAGGAACGGGGAAGACCTCCCTAGCTGCGGCATTCGCCTCCCTCGCGCGGGGCGCGGTTCTTGCGGACTGCGACGTCGACGCCCCTGACCTCCACCTCCTACTCAGGCCAGAGATTCTCAGCATGGAGGAGTTCAAGGGGCCCAGGCTGGCCGAAATAGACCCGGCGAAATGCACTGGGTGCGGCGCCTGCCGTGAGCGCTGCCGCTTCCTCGCCATCGATGAGAAATTCAGAATAATCGCGGAGCGCTGCGAGGGCTGCGGCGTCTGCGGAATCGTATGCCTCGCCGGGGCTATAAGATACGTCGAGAGAGTTTTGGGCTCGGCTTTTATATCACGGACTCGCTTCGGTCCAATGGCGCACGCGGAGCTGGAGCCGGGGGGAGAGGCTTCTGGAAAATTGGTCTCGCTCGTCCTGCAGAGCGCGAGGGAGCTCGCGAAAAGGGAGGGAAGGGGGCTTATCATCGTGGATGGGCCGCCCGGGACGGGCTGCCCCGTAATCGCCTCGCTTGGTGGAGCGAGCCTGGCGCTGCTAGTCACCGAGCCCACGCCATCAGGAATTCACGACCTGGAACGCGTTCTGGAGGTCTGCGAGCACTTCAATGTGCCAGCGATGGTCTGCATCAATAAGCACGACCTGAACGAAGGAAATACAAAGAGCATCGAGCGCTGGTGCTCGGAGCGTGGGCTCGAGCTCGCTGGGAAGCTGCCGTACAGCGACGCACCGGCCAGAGCCATGGTCGCGGAGAAAACGGTGGTAGAGCTCGAGCCAGAGGGGTTCGGCAGGCTGGTGGATGGGATATGGCGAAGAGTAGCGCGGAGGATACTCTACGGGTGA
- a CDS encoding ATP-binding protein, with protein sequence MIISVASGKGGTGKTCVAVSLALLASSRRPGMVQLLDCDVEAPDCNLLVGAEMRPAGEVRLAVPRIDKSRCDFCGKCADFCNYHALAVLPSDVLLFTELCHGCGGCALVCPRGAIGEESRTVGALSRGVKNGLELLEGRLNIGETAAVPVIRALRPMAVRELVVLDSSPGAACPMVETVRWSDFCVLVTEPTLFGLHDLKIAVRVIRKLGIPFGVVVNRDGIGDAGVEEWCARERVSVLLRIPNSMEVARLYSKGVPPIAIPEMESRFAQLLERLEAVA encoded by the coding sequence ATGATAATCTCCGTCGCGAGCGGCAAGGGAGGGACGGGAAAGACCTGCGTGGCCGTCAGCCTCGCCCTCCTCGCGTCTTCCCGGCGCCCGGGGATGGTTCAGCTGCTCGATTGCGACGTCGAGGCGCCCGACTGCAACCTTCTCGTCGGAGCGGAGATGAGGCCGGCGGGTGAGGTGCGGCTGGCCGTCCCCCGAATCGACAAATCCAGGTGCGACTTCTGCGGGAAATGCGCCGACTTCTGCAACTACCACGCACTCGCGGTCCTGCCCTCCGATGTGCTCCTTTTCACGGAGCTCTGCCATGGCTGCGGCGGCTGCGCCCTCGTGTGCCCGAGAGGGGCGATTGGGGAGGAGTCGCGGACCGTGGGCGCACTGAGCCGCGGGGTGAAAAATGGTCTGGAGCTTCTGGAGGGACGGCTGAACATCGGCGAGACCGCGGCGGTCCCGGTCATCAGGGCTCTGAGGCCGATGGCGGTCAGGGAGCTCGTGGTTCTCGACTCCTCACCGGGCGCCGCCTGCCCGATGGTGGAGACGGTCCGGTGGAGCGACTTCTGCGTCCTCGTGACCGAGCCCACGCTATTCGGCCTGCACGACCTCAAAATAGCGGTTAGGGTGATTAGGAAGCTGGGTATCCCGTTCGGCGTTGTCGTCAACAGGGACGGAATCGGGGACGCCGGGGTCGAGGAGTGGTGCGCGCGGGAGAGGGTTTCGGTGCTCCTCAGAATTCCCAACAGCATGGAGGTGGCCAGGCTCTACTCAAAGGGTGTTCCTCCAATCGCGATTCCGGAGATGGAATCTCGCTTCGCGCAACTGCTGGAGAGACTGGAGGCGGTGGCATGA
- a CDS encoding CoA-binding protein: MEQRGPVDGFLDKKNVFALVGVSRSPEKFGHQVFLDLTRAGYKVYPVNPGLEEVLGRRCYRSLAELPERPDVVDIVVPPAVTKKVVEECARLGIKKVWMQPGSESERALAICRERGIEVLHRMCVMVERRRRQERSSPSS, encoded by the coding sequence ATGGAGCAGCGGGGCCCGGTCGATGGTTTTCTGGACAAAAAGAACGTCTTCGCTCTCGTGGGCGTCTCCCGGAGCCCGGAGAAGTTCGGGCACCAGGTCTTTCTGGACCTGACCCGCGCTGGATACAAGGTCTATCCAGTCAACCCCGGCCTGGAGGAGGTTCTGGGCCGCAGGTGCTACAGGAGCCTCGCCGAGCTCCCCGAGCGGCCGGATGTGGTGGACATTGTGGTTCCGCCCGCAGTCACCAAGAAGGTGGTGGAGGAGTGCGCGCGGCTTGGCATCAAGAAGGTCTGGATGCAGCCCGGCTCCGAGAGCGAGAGGGCGCTGGCCATCTGCAGGGAGAGGGGAATAGAGGTGCTGCACAGGATGTGCGTTATGGTGGAGAGGAGGAGGCGGCAGGAGCGGAGCAGTCCATCGTCCTGA
- a CDS encoding NifB/NifX family molybdenum-iron cluster-binding protein: MKVAVPTLGERRLDELVIEHFGRAPTFTIVDSETDEVKVIQNRSEHMGGAGKPPEHLAREGVKVMLASGMGPRAIAMFKSVGIEVYMGARGTVSETLELWKRGRLLPASEETASREHRH, translated from the coding sequence ATGAAAGTAGCGGTGCCAACCCTCGGTGAGAGGAGGCTGGACGAGCTCGTGATCGAGCACTTCGGCCGCGCCCCCACATTCACGATAGTGGACAGCGAAACGGACGAGGTTAAGGTGATTCAGAACAGGAGCGAGCACATGGGCGGAGCCGGAAAACCCCCGGAGCACCTCGCCAGGGAGGGGGTAAAGGTGATGCTGGCCAGCGGGATGGGGCCGAGAGCTATCGCGATGTTTAAGAGCGTCGGGATTGAGGTCTACATGGGCGCCCGGGGCACCGTCAGTGAGACCCTCGAGCTGTGGAAGCGTGGAAGGCTTTTGCCGGCGAGCGAGGAGACCGCGTCCAGGGAGCACAGGCACTGA